Genomic DNA from Bacteroidota bacterium:
GATTCGGACTGCGCGAGCAATTTTGCCGATACTATAAATGTTTTCTTATCTGTTACTTCTGCCCCATCATTGACTCATACTAATGACTTTGAAATTTCCCCAAATCCAGTTAGCAACTATTTCACTCTAAAACTGTATGATGAAATGGCTTCGGGAATTCTTCGGATTTATAATTCGGTTGGCCAACTGGTATATTTTGAACAGATTCATGATGGAGAATTGAAAAAAGAAATTCATATTGAAAATTCTTCTCAGGGAATTTATCATTTGTACATTCGTACAGCAGAAAAGCAGTGGGAAACAAAATTTCAAAAACTTAAATAACTGCATTCTGATTTTTTCTTTTAATAATTTTTTCCGTGAATAAAAAGATAAGGTTAGTTGTTATCGGACCCAGAGGTTTTCCCAATGTGCAAGGAGGAATAGAAAGTTTTTCGGAAAAATTATATCCTCATCTCATTGAAAAAGGATACTGCATTCAGGTTTTTTCTATTAAACGCTATGCCAGCCATAAAGAATGGAATGGAATAAAGTTTATTCATATTCCTACTCCATCATCTAAAATTTTTGAAAGGCCGCTATATAATTTTTTATCCACTATTTATTGCATTTTCAAACGCCCGGATTTAATTCATATTCACAGTATCGCTTCAGGAACTTTTATTTTCTTTTTGAAATTATTCGGACTAAAAATTATTGCAAGGTATAATTCGCAAGATTATTTACATGAAAAATGGAATGTATTTGGAAAAATAATATTAAAAAATTCTGAGCACCAATTTTTATTGACAGATTATATTATTACTAACAATAAAACATACCTTAAACATCTGCAAGCCAAAGGAAGAAAAAATAACATAACGCTTATTCCAAACGGAGTTGAAAAAAATAGCAGAGAAAAATATAATGGATTGCTTCAAGAATATTTTCCTAATATCAAAGAAAAATTTATTCTGTTTGCCGGAAGAATTACTCCCGAAAAAAATATTGAAACATTAATTAATTCTTTTTTTCTTTTAAATCCTAAAGAAACAAGCTTAATAATTGCAGGTGGCGCTGCACATAATGATAATTACTTTGTAGAATTAAAAAATAAATATTCAGATAAAAGAATTCTTTTTACCGGCAAACTTTATCGTGAAAAATTAAATTGTCTTTTTGCAAACTGTTCTTTGTTTGTTATTCCGTCCTTTTCAGAGGGAACTCCCAATGTACTTCTTGAAGCTTTGAGTTTTAACTGCAAAATACTTGCAAGTAAAATTCCAGCTCATCTTGATTTTTCTTTTCAGGAAGAAACGTATTTTAATCCAAATGATGTTAGCGAACTTTCTCAAAGAATAAATAACAAACTGCTAAATGATAATTTAGAAAATTATGAAGGGCTGCTTCAGAAACACCACTGGCTAAATATTGTTGAGCAAATACATCATATCAATCAGAAAGTTCTTAATATAGAATCATGATTGAAGCATTCAGAAAAAATAAAGACAAATTTTTTTTTTACTGCCTTGCTTTAAGCATTGTCTCTCTCCCTTTTTCACTAAAGCTGAATAGTATTTCCATTATTATACTTTTTATATATTGGATTCTTAAAGATGGTTTAAAAGAAAAACTTGGCAACATTACCAGCCCGCTCTTTTATCTTTTCATCAGCTTATATTTTTTTCATGTAATTGGCATGCTCTGGACTTCAAACATTGAACATGGAAAATTTGAATTAGAAAAAAAATTGAGTTTGCTGATTTTCCCAATTATCATCGGAACTTCAAAAAAAATTTCCTTTGATGAAATAAAAAAAATATTAAACTATTTTGCTTGCTCCTGTACAATTGTTTCACTCATATGCCTTGCCTATGCATTTTACCGAGCAATGTCATCTGGAAATTTTTATGAAATAAATCCTGTGAGCAACTATGCTACGCATTATTTTTTTTATGAAGGCCTGTCGGAAATCTTTATTCATCCGATTTATTTTTCGGCTTTCATTTCTTTTTCGGCATTTGTAGTTTTAAAAAATATTCTGAAACTCCATGATTATTTTTCTAGAAAAAATATTTTACATTTTATCTGGCTGGCATATTTAATTGTTTTTCTTTTTCTTCTCTCTTCGCGAACAATGACCATTTCCTTTTTTTTAATTTCTGCATTCTATATTTTATATTTTTTTTTAAAAAACAAAAAAATATTTTTAGGCATTTCTATCACATCAGTTATGATTGC
This window encodes:
- a CDS encoding glycosyltransferase family 4 protein — its product is MNKKIRLVVIGPRGFPNVQGGIESFSEKLYPHLIEKGYCIQVFSIKRYASHKEWNGIKFIHIPTPSSKIFERPLYNFLSTIYCIFKRPDLIHIHSIASGTFIFFLKLFGLKIIARYNSQDYLHEKWNVFGKIILKNSEHQFLLTDYIITNNKTYLKHLQAKGRKNNITLIPNGVEKNSREKYNGLLQEYFPNIKEKFILFAGRITPEKNIETLINSFFLLNPKETSLIIAGGAAHNDNYFVELKNKYSDKRILFTGKLYREKLNCLFANCSLFVIPSFSEGTPNVLLEALSFNCKILASKIPAHLDFSFQEETYFNPNDVSELSQRINNKLLNDNLENYEGLLQKHHWLNIVEQIHHINQKVLNIES
- a CDS encoding O-antigen ligase family protein, whose amino-acid sequence is MIEAFRKNKDKFFFYCLALSIVSLPFSLKLNSISIIILFIYWILKDGLKEKLGNITSPLFYLFISLYFFHVIGMLWTSNIEHGKFELEKKLSLLIFPIIIGTSKKISFDEIKKILNYFACSCTIVSLICLAYAFYRAMSSGNFYEINPVSNYATHYFFYEGLSEIFIHPIYFSAFISFSAFVVLKNILKLHDYFSRKNILHFIWLAYLIVFLFLLSSRTMTISFFLISAFYILYFFLKNKKIFLGISITSVMIAIFISSIIFIPTIHERFSEIFTSSYSFNNNPETNKNLSGKLDDIQMRFAKWFFTIKTGKKTWILGTGTGDDEDELMKTYLENNFMEGYVPQYNSHNQFLQTWLGLGVIGLGILLLNLLASFYLSLKRKNIIYFFFIFLITAFCFTESILCRQHGVVFYSFFNSLFAFHFFKDK